One window of Paludibacter propionicigenes WB4 genomic DNA carries:
- a CDS encoding sensor histidine kinase: MSFTQKKSTNSYLVIALIVSITFGFVCDFFYQQSPKRSINLKNFQKEVIRKEKVADKTLEDMKKIITHGSSDSLIHYPFGDEDIAYYVFKKGGLAFWSDNRYDISSTSMPELNSWRYTQLPNAYCITKVKDIGNWKLMALITIKNNYPYENHELTNSFAKGFRIDKQVQIVAGNITDKNAVFSSHDNYLFTLTAPKTPVYNERWALAGLLAFTLAFILFFTIYVRAPYLINRRILSLREFSILAVGVGAFIGACLYFNFPSLVFWNKIFTPYQYASNSILASISHLTVVTGYFISTIYLFYFHAYTNSIKHRAGHFILQIIFVLYFVLVYNILSGLIHHSSIQISILSFKDFSGVTLWVHFLILVWGIGLVLLFLKSHNWFKTKHLLNQALIVDAALSLLLFVVYATVAPESAIRITVSFSIICGVLYFPYIFKKYKNNNVYIACWVFVFTAFLVCNSFIIDSQKRNDKYKVLAQNILVNGNTENDKMADILLEELDYKISTDRRIGLLVSKKDSLTAANEYLNKKYLRGFWNKYEMRINATYAHSALYNDYEQFILTSGTKLKNTHFYSVPANESNMSYIGKFQANYNRPDSMFFFMEFYPRRNFKSYSFPNLLIASTPDIQARLNIGIAKYDRERLVYSSGKFEFPQENKWLHKKQSGFFHQEYKGYTHYIYSPSDKNYIVISELQPHHVTDYLLYFIYTFLAFFSACWLFVWAFFYLRRNSGYRLGLTAKFQYAFITLLIISFLGIFYVSVNYIEQKYQQEQIDNLENKKNYIQKALQDIYYWNQDLNVLNTQALNFTLQDLSYIYHTDIHVYDNRGILMGSSQPLIFNKNLISNKIAPLPYFSTTSNINQYEHIGKLNYLTGYIDFVNGDFTQIGYIAVPQFFSQDEIRSEIESFLTVIIHIYMIIIVLAIVLSLFIGKQLSAPLIVLEMKLKDMRLGRRNEKIDYNLNDEIGQLVQQYNRTVDELEQSARLLAKSERESAWRSMARQVAHEINNPLTPMKLTIQQLQRTKKMQDKQFDDYFEKSSVMLIEQIDNLSRIAGTFSNFARMPEASFVRVDVAAKIYSVFRLFMNNNEHVTMHYEGAEQNVFVYADPEQLVQVFNNLIKNALQAIPEEREGEISIRLTEEAKEVTITVSDNGAGIVAEIQDKLFIPNFTTKSTGMGLGLAIAKNIIEISGGSITFSTAIDEGTTFTVRLPKSE, translated from the coding sequence ATGTCGTTTACACAAAAAAAATCCACAAACTCTTACCTGGTTATTGCCCTGATCGTGAGCATTACCTTCGGCTTTGTGTGCGACTTTTTTTACCAGCAATCGCCAAAGCGCTCTATCAACTTAAAAAACTTTCAGAAAGAAGTTATACGGAAGGAGAAAGTAGCCGATAAAACGCTGGAGGACATGAAGAAAATCATAACGCATGGTTCCTCCGATTCGTTGATACATTATCCTTTCGGCGATGAGGACATTGCATACTACGTGTTCAAAAAAGGCGGGCTTGCATTTTGGTCGGACAACCGGTATGACATAAGCAGCACTTCAATGCCCGAGCTGAACAGTTGGCGCTACACACAGCTGCCCAATGCTTACTGCATAACAAAGGTGAAAGATATTGGCAACTGGAAGTTGATGGCATTGATTACCATCAAGAACAATTATCCTTACGAAAACCACGAACTCACCAACAGTTTTGCCAAGGGTTTCAGAATAGATAAGCAGGTACAAATAGTAGCCGGTAACATAACGGACAAGAATGCTGTATTTTCCTCGCACGACAATTATCTGTTTACCCTCACGGCACCCAAAACTCCTGTCTACAACGAAAGATGGGCTTTGGCCGGGCTTTTGGCGTTTACACTGGCATTTATCCTGTTCTTCACCATCTATGTGCGAGCACCCTACCTGATAAACAGACGAATCCTCAGCCTTCGGGAGTTTTCCATTTTAGCTGTAGGCGTGGGAGCATTTATCGGAGCTTGTTTGTATTTCAACTTTCCGTCGCTCGTATTCTGGAATAAGATATTTACGCCCTATCAGTATGCGTCCAACTCCATACTGGCATCCATCAGTCACTTAACTGTTGTTACCGGGTATTTTATTTCTACTATCTACCTCTTTTATTTTCATGCCTATACCAATTCTATCAAACACCGGGCAGGGCATTTTATACTTCAAATCATCTTTGTATTATATTTCGTATTGGTTTATAATATCCTGAGCGGACTTATCCATCACTCCAGTATTCAGATCAGTATCTTGAGTTTCAAAGATTTTTCTGGGGTTACGCTTTGGGTGCATTTTCTTATACTGGTGTGGGGAATCGGGCTGGTACTTTTATTCCTCAAATCGCACAATTGGTTTAAAACAAAACATCTACTGAATCAGGCTCTGATTGTTGATGCTGCCTTATCGCTGCTCCTATTCGTTGTTTACGCTACCGTAGCGCCCGAATCGGCCATACGAATAACAGTCTCTTTCAGCATTATTTGTGGGGTGCTTTATTTTCCATATATTTTCAAAAAATACAAAAACAATAATGTTTACATTGCCTGCTGGGTATTTGTTTTTACGGCCTTTCTGGTTTGCAACTCTTTTATTATCGATAGCCAGAAACGAAACGACAAATACAAGGTACTGGCTCAAAACATTCTGGTAAACGGAAATACCGAAAACGATAAGATGGCCGATATTCTGCTGGAAGAGCTCGACTACAAGATATCGACCGACCGCCGGATAGGATTGCTGGTTTCGAAAAAAGACTCGCTCACCGCCGCCAATGAATACCTGAACAAAAAATACCTGCGCGGCTTTTGGAACAAATACGAGATGCGCATCAACGCTACCTATGCTCACTCTGCACTGTATAACGATTACGAGCAATTTATTCTCACTTCGGGTACCAAACTGAAAAACACCCATTTCTACAGCGTACCGGCCAACGAGAGTAATATGTCTTATATTGGTAAATTTCAGGCCAACTATAATCGTCCGGATTCCATGTTCTTTTTCATGGAGTTCTACCCCCGCCGCAACTTCAAGAGCTACAGTTTCCCGAATTTGCTGATAGCGTCTACGCCCGACATACAAGCCCGCCTGAATATCGGCATTGCCAAATACGATCGGGAGCGATTGGTGTATTCGTCCGGTAAATTTGAATTTCCGCAAGAGAACAAATGGCTGCACAAGAAGCAATCGGGCTTTTTTCATCAGGAGTATAAAGGCTATACGCACTATATTTACTCGCCCAGCGACAAAAATTATATCGTTATCTCCGAGCTGCAACCGCACCATGTGACTGATTATTTGCTCTATTTCATTTACACCTTTCTGGCATTCTTTTCGGCATGCTGGCTCTTTGTGTGGGCATTTTTCTACCTCCGGCGCAACAGCGGCTACAGGCTTGGGCTGACCGCAAAATTTCAATACGCTTTCATTACCCTGCTGATTATAAGTTTTCTGGGTATTTTCTACGTGTCGGTCAATTACATCGAACAAAAATACCAGCAGGAGCAAATTGATAACCTGGAGAACAAAAAGAACTATATCCAAAAAGCACTGCAGGATATATATTACTGGAATCAGGATTTGAACGTGCTCAATACGCAGGCGCTGAACTTCACGTTGCAGGATTTGTCCTACATATACCACACCGACATTCATGTATACGATAACCGCGGTATACTGATGGGCAGCTCGCAACCGCTGATATTCAACAAAAACCTGATAAGTAACAAAATAGCGCCTCTCCCCTATTTTAGCACCACGTCTAACATTAACCAATACGAGCATATAGGCAAACTGAACTACCTGACGGGCTACATCGACTTTGTAAACGGCGATTTTACGCAGATAGGCTACATTGCCGTGCCGCAGTTTTTCAGTCAGGACGAAATCCGTAGCGAGATTGAGAGCTTCCTCACCGTGATTATTCATATCTATATGATTATTATCGTGCTTGCTATCGTGCTGAGTTTATTTATTGGCAAGCAACTTTCGGCTCCGCTCATCGTGCTGGAGATGAAACTAAAAGACATGCGCCTGGGACGACGGAACGAAAAGATTGACTATAATCTGAACGACGAAATAGGACAACTGGTGCAACAGTATAACCGAACGGTGGACGAACTGGAGCAAAGTGCGCGCTTGCTGGCAAAATCGGAACGGGAGTCGGCATGGCGGTCGATGGCACGGCAGGTGGCTCACGAAATCAATAACCCGCTTACGCCCATGAAGCTCACCATACAACAGCTACAGCGCACCAAAAAGATGCAGGATAAGCAGTTCGACGATTATTTCGAGAAATCAAGCGTTATGCTTATTGAGCAAATTGATAACCTGTCGCGCATTGCCGGCACTTTCTCCAACTTTGCCCGTATGCCCGAAGCCAGCTTTGTGCGGGTGGATGTGGCAGCCAAGATTTACTCCGTGTTCCGCTTGTTCATGAACAACAACGAACACGTAACCATGCACTACGAAGGTGCAGAGCAAAACGTATTTGTATATGCCGACCCCGAACAGCTGGTGCAGGTATTCAATAACCTGATCAAAAATGCCCTGCAAGCCATACCCGAGGAACGCGAAGGAGAAATAAGCATACGCCTGACCGAAGAAGCCAAGGAAGTGACGATAACCGTGTCGGACAACGGGGCGGGAATTGTTGCCGAAATACAGGACAAGCTGTTTATACCCAACTTTACCACCAAGAGTACCGGCATGGGACTCGGCCTGGCCATTGCCAAAAACATTATCGAAATTTCGGGCGGAAGCATTACGTTCAGCACCGCCATTGACGAAGGTACCACCTTTACTGTCAGACTGCCTAAATCGGAATAA
- the rlmH gene encoding 23S rRNA (pseudouridine(1915)-N(3))-methyltransferase RlmH: MKITFLTVGKTTNQYLIKLQEEYQNRLKFYIPFETVVIPELKNTKNLSVNEQQEKEADLILKAFEANDEVILLDERGKQYTSVGFSEFMAKKMLASHKRMIFVVGGPYGFSERVYQRANGKISLSSMTFSHQMIRLIFTEQLYRAMTILKGEPYHHE, encoded by the coding sequence ATGAAAATTACATTCTTAACTGTTGGGAAAACAACGAACCAATATCTTATTAAATTACAGGAAGAATATCAAAACAGGCTCAAATTTTATATTCCTTTTGAAACTGTGGTTATACCCGAACTTAAGAACACTAAAAACCTATCGGTTAACGAACAACAGGAAAAAGAAGCCGATTTGATACTGAAAGCCTTTGAAGCAAATGACGAAGTAATTTTGCTCGACGAACGGGGAAAGCAATATACTTCGGTAGGATTTTCGGAGTTTATGGCAAAAAAAATGCTGGCTTCGCATAAGCGCATGATTTTTGTTGTGGGTGGTCCATACGGTTTTTCGGAAAGAGTATACCAGCGTGCCAATGGCAAGATATCGCTTTCGTCCATGACTTTTTCGCATCAAATGATACGGTTGATTTTCACCGAACAACTTTATCGGGCAATGACAATACTTAAAGGAGAACCCTATCATCATGAGTAG
- a CDS encoding DUF4783 domain-containing protein gives MKTIKLFLLCSCLFCAVPLIEAQNSEVSPDIISALNNGGAGQLSAHLSANVELVIENKNDVFSKQQAAGIIADFFRKNPVSSFQLLHKGNKDAASFAIGILKTSSGSFRVYVLTRKNEIQQLRIEPSND, from the coding sequence ATGAAAACTATTAAATTATTTCTACTTTGCAGCTGTTTGTTTTGTGCCGTTCCTTTGATTGAAGCACAGAATTCAGAAGTTTCACCGGATATAATTTCAGCTCTGAACAACGGTGGTGCCGGTCAGCTTTCGGCTCATTTAAGTGCCAACGTTGAGCTTGTTATCGAAAACAAAAACGATGTTTTCAGCAAGCAACAGGCTGCAGGAATAATAGCCGATTTTTTCAGAAAAAATCCGGTTAGTTCATTTCAGCTTTTACACAAAGGAAACAAAGACGCGGCTAGTTTTGCTATAGGAATTCTTAAAACATCTTCGGGCAGTTTTCGCGTATATGTACTAACACGAAAAAATGAAATTCAACAACTCAGAATTGAACCTTCCAATGACTAA
- the nadC gene encoding carboxylating nicotinate-nucleotide diphosphorylase: MTNDFEQLISLWFAEDIGDGDHTTLSCIPATAIGKSQLIIKENGVLAGVEVAREIFRAFDPELKMTVFIKDGAEVKVGDIAFVVEGKIQSLLQTERLMLNIMQRMSGVATRTREYVKALEGTKTRVLDTRKTTPGLRLLEKEAVKIGGGVNHRIGLYDMILLKDNHVDFAGGIAQAIQRTKAYLKEKGKDLKIEIEVRSFDELAQVMAEGGVDRIMLDNFTPENTRKAVEIIGGKYETESSGGITFATLKDYAECGVDYISVGALTHSVKSLDMSFKAV, translated from the coding sequence ATGACTAACGATTTCGAACAACTTATTTCGCTTTGGTTTGCCGAAGATATTGGCGATGGCGACCACACAACTCTTTCATGTATTCCGGCTACGGCTATTGGAAAATCTCAGTTAATAATAAAAGAAAACGGCGTTTTAGCAGGCGTTGAAGTGGCTCGTGAGATATTCAGAGCTTTCGATCCTGAACTGAAAATGACTGTTTTTATCAAAGATGGAGCCGAAGTAAAAGTCGGTGATATTGCCTTTGTGGTTGAAGGTAAAATTCAGTCGCTCCTGCAAACAGAGCGCTTAATGCTGAACATTATGCAACGCATGAGTGGCGTGGCTACCCGAACCAGAGAATATGTAAAAGCGCTGGAAGGTACAAAAACCCGAGTGTTGGATACACGCAAAACAACTCCGGGACTTCGTTTGCTCGAAAAAGAAGCTGTGAAGATTGGTGGCGGTGTAAATCATCGTATCGGATTGTATGATATGATTCTGCTTAAAGACAATCACGTTGACTTTGCCGGTGGCATTGCTCAGGCCATTCAGCGTACAAAAGCTTACCTGAAAGAAAAAGGAAAGGATCTGAAAATAGAAATAGAAGTGCGTAGTTTTGATGAACTTGCTCAGGTGATGGCCGAAGGTGGTGTTGATCGGATTATGCTTGACAATTTTACTCCTGAAAATACCCGCAAAGCAGTGGAGATTATCGGTGGTAAGTATGAAACCGAATCATCGGGTGGGATAACCTTTGCTACGTTGAAAGACTACGCCGAATGCGGTGTGGATTATATTTCGGTTGGTGCACTTACTCACTCTGTAAAAAGTTTGGATATGAGTTTTAAAGCAGTATAA
- a CDS encoding NADPH-dependent oxidoreductase, with amino-acid sequence MLNLLNQHRTVRKYTDKPIDSELLTKLLEATCRTSNTGNMQAYSIVVTTDATLKQQLAPTHFNQPMITQAPVVLTFCADFNRFTKWCEQRQADPGYDNFQSFMASTIDTLLAAQTFCIAAESEGLGICYLGTTTYNAGEIIDILKLPKLVVPITTVTVGYPADLPEQTDRLPQEAVVHFETYKDFTSADIDQLYAEKENSDFYKQFVAENKKETLAQVFTDIRYSRKNNEFFSDKFLEVLKKQGFLSVIN; translated from the coding sequence ATGCTCAACCTGCTCAATCAACACAGAACTGTTCGAAAATATACTGACAAGCCTATTGATTCCGAACTGCTTACTAAGCTTCTGGAAGCAACATGCCGCACTTCCAATACCGGAAATATGCAAGCGTACAGCATAGTAGTTACAACTGATGCAACTCTTAAGCAACAGCTCGCCCCTACCCACTTCAATCAACCCATGATAACGCAAGCCCCCGTTGTACTGACTTTCTGCGCTGATTTTAACCGGTTCACAAAATGGTGCGAACAACGTCAGGCCGACCCGGGATATGACAACTTTCAATCGTTTATGGCAAGCACCATAGACACATTGCTGGCAGCACAAACGTTTTGCATTGCTGCCGAAAGTGAAGGACTTGGTATATGCTACCTTGGAACAACAACTTACAATGCAGGCGAAATCATTGATATACTAAAACTGCCTAAACTTGTAGTGCCGATCACCACCGTAACTGTAGGTTATCCTGCCGACCTGCCCGAGCAAACCGACCGTCTGCCTCAGGAAGCAGTGGTTCATTTTGAAACATACAAAGATTTCACATCGGCCGATATAGACCAACTCTATGCCGAAAAAGAGAATAGTGATTTTTACAAACAATTCGTGGCGGAAAACAAGAAGGAAACGCTTGCTCAGGTATTCACAGACATACGCTATTCACGCAAAAACAACGAATTTTTCTCAGACAAGTTTCTGGAAGTGCTGAAAAAGCAAGGATTCTTATCAGTTATCAATTGA
- the gdhA gene encoding NADP-specific glutamate dehydrogenase yields the protein MNIEKLMQSLEAKHPGENEYLQAVREVLSTIEDVYNQHPEFENAKIAERLVEPDRIFTFKIPWVDDRGEVQVNLGYRIQFNNAIGPYKGGLRFHPSVNLSILKFLGFEQIFKNALTTLPMGGAKGGSDFNPKGKSDAEVMRFCQAFMLELWQHIGPDTDVPAGDIGVGGREIGYLYGMYRKLARENTGVLTGKNLEFGGSLIRPEATGFGGLYFVKQMLETAGQDIKGKTIAISGFGNVAWGAATKATELGAKVVSISGPDGYIYDENGISGEKIDYMLYLRATCNDIVSPYAEKFGAQFVPDRRPWELKVDIALPCATQNELNEEDAKALINNGVICVGEVSNMGCTPEAIELFLQHKIMYGPGKAVNAGGVATSGLEMSQNAMHLTWTAEEVDAKLHQIMSEIHAQCVKNGREADGYINYMKGANVAGFLKVAKAMLAQGVI from the coding sequence ATGAATATTGAAAAGTTGATGCAATCGTTAGAGGCAAAGCACCCCGGCGAAAATGAATACCTACAAGCTGTGCGGGAAGTCTTAAGTACTATTGAAGACGTTTACAACCAGCATCCCGAGTTTGAGAATGCTAAAATTGCAGAACGATTAGTAGAGCCCGACAGAATATTCACGTTTAAAATTCCATGGGTCGATGACCGCGGTGAAGTACAGGTAAATCTGGGTTATCGCATTCAGTTCAACAATGCTATAGGACCTTACAAAGGTGGATTACGTTTTCACCCATCAGTTAACCTATCTATTTTGAAGTTTCTGGGCTTCGAGCAGATTTTCAAAAACGCACTTACCACATTACCCATGGGCGGAGCCAAAGGCGGATCGGACTTTAATCCTAAAGGCAAATCCGATGCCGAAGTGATGCGTTTTTGTCAGGCTTTTATGCTGGAACTATGGCAACACATAGGACCCGATACCGACGTGCCTGCCGGAGATATTGGTGTTGGAGGACGTGAAATTGGTTATCTCTACGGTATGTACCGGAAGCTTGCACGCGAAAACACAGGGGTATTAACCGGAAAAAATCTTGAATTCGGCGGTTCATTAATTCGTCCTGAAGCAACCGGATTTGGAGGGCTGTACTTCGTAAAACAAATGCTCGAAACTGCCGGACAGGATATCAAAGGCAAAACCATTGCCATTTCGGGATTCGGGAATGTAGCCTGGGGAGCTGCAACCAAAGCAACTGAACTAGGCGCTAAGGTTGTAAGTATTTCCGGACCTGATGGATATATTTATGACGAGAACGGCATTTCGGGAGAAAAAATTGATTATATGCTCTACCTGCGTGCCACCTGCAACGATATTGTTTCGCCGTATGCCGAAAAATTCGGGGCTCAATTCGTGCCCGACCGTCGTCCGTGGGAACTTAAAGTGGACATAGCCCTGCCTTGTGCAACACAAAACGAGCTCAACGAAGAAGATGCTAAAGCATTGATAAACAATGGTGTTATATGTGTTGGTGAAGTATCAAATATGGGTTGTACGCCCGAAGCCATTGAGTTATTTTTACAGCATAAAATCATGTATGGTCCGGGCAAAGCAGTAAATGCAGGAGGCGTAGCTACTTCCGGACTTGAAATGTCGCAAAATGCTATGCACCTGACCTGGACAGCCGAAGAAGTGGATGCTAAACTGCATCAAATTATGAGTGAGATTCATGCTCAATGCGTGAAAAACGGACGCGAAGCCGACGGTTATATCAATTATATGAAGGGTGCCAATGTAGCGGGATTCCTGAAAGTGGCTAAAGCCATGCTGGCTCAGGGTGTAATATAA
- a CDS encoding putative porin, whose product MKKIVVLVPFIFVIVSVLGQQVPPNYRFVKTWRITDQFATVDSIPVDTMHLNFQISNPIDRFSIANSYNGNLGSPIQSKLYFDRPANNDFIFSNAYYPYLMNIDHATFYNTKTPYSNLDYKTGGTTYRSEDNIKFLFTANANKRLNFGTTLDYVYAIGEYGNQSVKRFSGSLFGSYQGKHYTATGLVAINNLSNFENGGVADSTDITSPKGKATKDIPTRILGFSNYKQSQLYYNQQYSIGIERPVRVNEDSVRLDYVPVTRFAHTLKFDDLRKRYYEPQLVGAPFYNNSYFKQTNDTSALSTLTNTFSVSMEEEFNKWLQFGLKAFIENEVQSYTFNTDTLVNHMSKTSTKVGGILSKQRGQLFKYNVLGEVSFLGYKAGNFKLEGNIGGFFKLWNDSVSLVASGFVRSDKPSYFLQNYQSNHFRWNQSLASIYRTQMGGTFAIPTRSFSLNVAVENLSRYIYFNGQAVPKQFSGNIQVLSANLKQDFHVGKFTLENNVVYQLSSQKDILPLPDFALYHNLYYHDVFFHVLSIQLGASVRYHTSYYAPSYMPATGQFYNQSTVKIGNYPVVNVYANFHLKRTRFFWEYYHVNQKFANDAYFSMPNYPIDPAMTKIGISWNFYD is encoded by the coding sequence GTGAAAAAGATAGTTGTTCTTGTTCCATTTATATTTGTTATAGTTTCTGTTTTGGGGCAACAAGTACCTCCAAATTACAGGTTTGTGAAAACATGGCGCATTACTGACCAATTCGCAACGGTCGATTCTATTCCAGTGGATACCATGCATCTGAATTTTCAAATTTCTAATCCGATCGACCGATTCAGTATAGCTAATTCATACAATGGAAATTTAGGTTCGCCCATTCAGTCCAAATTGTACTTTGATCGTCCGGCGAACAATGATTTTATTTTCTCGAATGCGTATTATCCTTATTTGATGAATATTGACCACGCAACATTTTATAATACTAAAACTCCATACAGCAACCTGGATTATAAAACCGGTGGAACAACTTACCGTTCAGAGGATAATATCAAGTTCTTATTTACGGCTAATGCCAATAAAAGACTCAATTTTGGTACCACGCTCGATTATGTTTATGCGATAGGTGAATATGGAAATCAGTCGGTTAAGCGTTTTTCAGGTTCTTTGTTCGGGAGTTATCAGGGAAAACATTATACCGCTACAGGTTTGGTGGCTATCAATAACCTGAGTAATTTTGAAAACGGAGGTGTTGCCGATAGCACGGATATTACTTCGCCTAAGGGTAAAGCCACGAAAGATATACCTACCAGAATACTTGGTTTTTCCAACTATAAACAGAGTCAGTTGTATTATAATCAACAGTATAGTATTGGGATTGAAAGGCCTGTACGTGTAAACGAAGATTCGGTAAGACTGGATTATGTTCCTGTAACGCGATTCGCCCATACGTTGAAGTTCGATGATTTACGAAAGAGATATTACGAACCTCAGTTGGTTGGGGCGCCATTTTATAATAATTCGTATTTCAAACAAACGAATGATACTTCCGCATTATCTACGCTTACCAATACCTTTTCGGTAAGTATGGAAGAGGAATTTAATAAATGGTTGCAATTCGGGCTGAAAGCATTTATCGAAAATGAGGTTCAGAGCTACACTTTTAATACAGACACATTGGTAAATCACATGTCGAAAACCTCGACGAAAGTGGGTGGTATTTTATCTAAGCAACGTGGACAATTGTTTAAGTACAATGTGCTGGGCGAAGTTAGTTTTCTTGGTTACAAGGCCGGAAATTTTAAACTGGAAGGAAATATCGGAGGTTTCTTTAAACTCTGGAATGATAGTGTATCACTGGTAGCAAGTGGTTTTGTCAGGAGCGATAAACCGTCTTATTTTTTGCAGAATTATCAATCGAACCATTTTCGGTGGAATCAAAGTCTGGCAAGTATTTACCGAACGCAGATGGGTGGTACTTTCGCCATACCGACACGGTCATTTTCGTTGAACGTAGCGGTTGAGAATTTGTCGCGCTATATTTACTTTAATGGACAGGCTGTGCCTAAACAATTTTCAGGTAACATTCAGGTCTTGTCGGCTAATTTGAAACAAGATTTTCATGTAGGCAAGTTTACGTTGGAAAACAACGTGGTGTATCAGTTAAGCTCGCAAAAAGATATATTACCGCTTCCTGATTTTGCATTGTATCATAACCTGTATTATCATGATGTTTTCTTTCATGTGTTGAGTATTCAGTTAGGGGCCAGCGTACGTTATCACACTTCGTATTATGCTCCGTCGTATATGCCGGCCACAGGTCAGTTTTACAATCAGTCTACTGTGAAAATTGGAAATTATCCGGTTGTGAATGTGTATGCTAATTTTCATTTGAAAAGGACACGTTTCTTCTGGGAGTATTATCATGTCAATCAGAAATTTGCTAACGATGCTTATTTCTCTATGCCAAATTATCCGATTGATCCTGCGATGACTAAAATCGGTATTTCATGGAATTTCTATGATTAA
- a CDS encoding transporter substrate-binding domain-containing protein produces MKVTRIIIGIVIVAILIAAAVFVHRDKSKIHDLPEILKAGRISVVTDSSSVGFSIKDDSIFGFQYELIKAFADTLGVELVVSEHNDMKTCVDGLLKGDYDIIASFMPVTTEWKSDVLFTNPFFTSRQVLVQQDIKDSAQTFINKISDLANKTICIPENSPFKMRIEHLSDEIAMPIKISEVKGKSPEQLISMVSSGRIKYTICDEQFVTKIKMQYPNLDVSLPIGFEQHQAWAVHTKSTKLLSELNDFLTDFVGSTAYWKIYRKYY; encoded by the coding sequence ATGAAAGTAACACGAATCATAATCGGAATTGTTATAGTAGCTATATTGATTGCAGCTGCCGTATTTGTGCATCGTGATAAAAGCAAAATTCATGATTTGCCGGAAATCCTTAAAGCGGGACGAATTTCGGTGGTGACAGATAGCAGCAGTGTTGGTTTTTCGATTAAAGACGATAGTATATTCGGGTTTCAGTACGAATTAATTAAAGCTTTTGCAGACACATTGGGTGTTGAACTGGTAGTTTCGGAACACAATGATATGAAAACCTGTGTAGATGGATTGTTGAAAGGTGATTATGATATAATAGCCAGTTTTATGCCTGTTACCACCGAGTGGAAAAGTGATGTGCTGTTTACCAATCCGTTTTTCACATCGAGACAGGTTTTGGTGCAGCAAGACATTAAAGATTCTGCTCAAACGTTTATTAATAAGATCAGTGATTTGGCGAATAAGACTATCTGTATTCCTGAAAATTCGCCGTTTAAAATGCGGATTGAGCATTTGTCTGATGAAATAGCCATGCCAATAAAAATATCGGAGGTTAAGGGTAAAAGTCCCGAGCAACTGATAAGTATGGTTTCGTCAGGAAGAATTAAATATACTATTTGCGATGAGCAATTTGTAACTAAAATAAAAATGCAATACCCGAACTTAGATGTGTCCTTGCCGATTGGTTTTGAACAACATCAGGCTTGGGCTGTTCATACTAAATCGACGAAGTTATTGTCGGAACTAAATGATTTTCTGACTGACTTTGTTGGAAGTACAGCTTACTGGAAAATATACAGGAAGTATTATTAA